Genomic DNA from Solanum pennellii chromosome 3, SPENNV200:
TGCATGCCTAAAAAGGGTGGGATGACAGTTGCGTCTAATGAGCGAAATGAACTAGTTCCAATACAGCAAGTGAACggatggagagtttgtatggaATACCGGAAGTTGAATGCATGCACTAAGAAATACCATTTCCCCATTCCTTTtatggatcagatgttagatagactcacaggaaaagggtggtattgttttctttgATGGCTATTCGGGTTACAATCAAATCTGTATTGCCCATGAGGATGAAGATAATATCACTTTTACTTGCTCTTATGAGACATTCACATTTAAAAGTACGTCATTTGGGTTGTGTAATACACCGGCCACTTTCCAACAATGTATGACGTCAATATTCTTAGATATGGTGGAGGAAATtattgaggtgttcatggatgattttttgGTTGTTGGAAACTCCTTTGATCGGTGTTTGAGCAATTTGGCTGAGGTGCTAAAATGTGTAAGTATTGTAATCTAGTAATGAAtggggaaaaatgtcactttatggtgaaagaaggtacaGTGTTGGGCCATCGTATCTCAGAGAAGGGATAGATGTTTATCGAGCTTAAAGTCGAAGTTATAGAGAGGCTTCctccacctatctctgtaaaaggtgtgagaagttttttGGGagatgcaggtttttaccggagatttATAAAGGATTTTTTGAAAATGGCACATCCTTTATGCAAACTACTcgagaagaaatgtaagttctaTTTCGATGAATCTTGTCTGAAAGCATTTAGAGAGTTGAAGGAAATGTTAGTGTCCACACCCATTATTATTTCCTCTGATTGGAGTAAACCagttgaggtgatgtgtgaagCTAgtgggttgctcttggtgtggtatttggacagagaaaagaaaaaatattacaccccatttactatgcaaTTAAGGCCCTGAATGAAGCTCAAAAGAACTACACGGTAAGCGAACAAAAGCTTCTTGTGATGGTactttcttttgaaaatattcacTCCAATTTGCTTGGTACGAGGTTCATAGTGCATAAAGACTACTCCGCGTTGAGGTATTTGATGGTGAAGAAGGATGTGAAGCCAAGGATGATTAGATGGGTACTATTACTGCAATAGTTTGACTTTGAGGTAAAAGGAAGAAACGGGACCGAGTATCAAGTTTCTGATCACTTGTCTAGGTTAGAGTATGAAGCTATGTGTGAAGTGGAAGATAGGTCTaaaatttttcatgtttctctgatgaacatgtattggccgcttctcaAGATTTCATTCCATGGTTCGTAGATTTTTCAAATTATCTAGCTATTGATATagttccatcggacttgtctTTCCATCAGAGGATGAAGTTCATGTATTGTgtgaaaaaatacttttaagatTAGCCTTATTTTTAGAAGAGTTGTGCAGATGGGAATATTTGTCATTATGTACCAGAAGTTGAGATATTGAGTGTTTTGGGGGCATGTCACTCCTCGCCAGTGGGTGGGCACCATAGTGGTATTCAAACTACGCATAAGATTTTACAGTCtgggtactattggccaactattCACCAAGATGCTCACGAGTTTGCCAAATCATGTGATCCGTGCAACCGAGATAGAGGAATCTCGAAGAGGCAAGAGCTCCTTTTAAACCTCATttttgtgattgagttattttatGTTGGGCATTGATTTCATGGTCCTGTTTATgagttctcatgagatgaagtATATACTTGTGGCGGTcgactatgtgtcaaaatgggtggaagcaatAACTCTTCCTAACAATGAAGGAGAGAGTGTCATtgagttcttgaaaaaaaatatcttctcCAGATTTGGCATGCCTaaggccattattagtgatgggggctctCACTTTTGTAACAAGTTGTTTAAAGGGCTACTgtagaaatatggggttcgccataatgtggctaCTCCTTATCATCCACATACTAgcgggcaagttgaggtgtacAATCGAGAAATAAAGCAAATTCTGCCGAAAATAGTGAATGAtaatagaacggattggtcaaggagtcTTGAttatgctctttgggcctaccagactccatacaagactcccataggtatgtctccataccaacttgtatatgggaaggttTGTCACTTGTTGGTGGAGTTAGAGCacaaagccatgtgggctatgaacaAACTGAAGATTGATTGGAATAAAGTGGCGGACCAAAgactaaatgggttgaatgGTCTTGATGAGCTTCGCCTCAAAGCCTATGAAAGTTCATccatctacaaagagaagatgtTGAAGAAGTATCACGACCAAAGGATTGAAAAGCCAGAATTTGCGATTGGTGATTTCGTTCTTCTATTCAATTCTAGGCTACGCTTCTTTCCAgacaaactcaagtccaagagGGCAGGGCCATTCCTCGTCACTAAAGTGTTCTCACATGGAACAGTTGAGTTGGAGAATAAGGAGGGTGCAAAGTTCACAGTCAATGGGCAAAGGATTAAAATCTATTTGGGGCATGCGGAGAATGTCCATGAAATGGTTGAGGCCTAtcaccttgatgaagtctgagtaaaaAAGGAGCCTCCGTTGTGTAACGagttaaatcaagcgcttcttgggaggcaacccaaggtgtatcctctagccaacgataggttttattttttttgtaggagTAGTCGTATATTCGTATTTCGATTTCGTTTTAATCTCATTTCATTCTTTCCCGAGTGCTAGTGTTGTCTAGAGATTAGTGTAGGTTCCATGTCTAAATATTGTcaacaaaaacacaaaaaaatagccTAATGGGTGTTACATGTGCAGTGACCAACCCAAAAATCTGCAGAAAAATGGTCTAGTGCAAAGGTCTACGGACCCTATCAACCAGTCGTCTTTCAATCGACACACCATTGATGGTGTCAGTAGATCCCAGGTATATACCTTAAGTTTTCTATGTctatatgaaaatgatgatcccagtcgacggaccgtcagctgacctatggaccgtcaagGGGGTTCCGTAGGCCCTAAATTCCAGTAACATGAGCCAACCCGTCCGGTACTATTAAAGGAAAACGGTTTATATTCATTCCCAccttaaaattcttttaaaattccaTACCTAAACAATTTTGTTCtattatttctttc
This window encodes:
- the LOC107013286 gene encoding uncharacterized protein LOC107013286 gives rise to the protein MWAMNKLKIDWNKVADQRLNGLNGLDELRLKAYESSSIYKEKMLKKYHDQRIEKPEFAIGDFVLLFNSRLRFFPDKLKSKRAGPFLVTKVFSHGTVELENKEGAKFTVNGQRIKIYLGHAENVHEMVEAYHLDEV